In Cumulibacter soli, the following proteins share a genomic window:
- a CDS encoding ArsC/Spx/MgsR family protein, which produces MAELTILHNPRCSKSRAALDAAGDDARVVQYLKEPLDEAQLLDLLSKLTDEPAALVRRDRFFTELGLREEDIRSAEQVATLLAEHPRLMERPVLIRGDAAIIGRPTDRIAAFLEQ; this is translated from the coding sequence ATGGCCGAGTTGACAATTCTGCACAATCCACGGTGTTCCAAATCCCGCGCCGCACTCGACGCTGCCGGCGACGATGCGCGAGTCGTTCAGTACCTCAAGGAGCCACTGGATGAGGCCCAACTTTTGGACCTGCTAAGCAAGCTCACCGACGAGCCCGCGGCGCTGGTGCGCCGCGACCGGTTTTTCACCGAACTGGGCCTGCGTGAGGAGGACATCCGCTCGGCCGAGCAGGTTGCCACGCTACTGGCCGAGCATCCTCGATTGATGGAACGTCCCGTGCTGATCCGCGGCGATGCGGCGATCATTGGCCGACCGACCGACCGCATCGCTGCGTTCCTGGAGCAGTAG